The following coding sequences are from one Leguminivora glycinivorella isolate SPB_JAAS2020 chromosome 7, LegGlyc_1.1, whole genome shotgun sequence window:
- the LOC125228019 gene encoding uncharacterized protein LOC125228019, producing the protein MVFVVKWSISKIFVLLIKPLAYSFPLLFSNKCKCYSASFTYTEKFTLKQCSSDFEYHVIQSKKDLDSEDESGSLKTQKKTTKRKNASQIPKRDAGWSLDRNVVEECASKSKKIKPKKTVKKHASSVLITDTLQDSDTDLDEEDKTKSTTTKSKKETPDCKPGWFSNWGDEGHVEAQRRASAANSLSSVLIRRVPGGYVRRTASLTGDLFIDLKLYNVVDIQNVPSEARWEKALVNFKYRVDSVSDIVDGINKILKRCKDDFTDEGTFFPDKKANNL; encoded by the exons TttcgttttattaataaaaccccTGGCTTATTCATTTCCTCTACTATTTTCTAACAAGTGCAAGTGTTACAGTGCGAGTTTTACGTACACGGAGAAATTCACCTTGAAACAATGTTC gtcTGACTTTGAGTACCATGTAATCCAGTCTAAGAAAGACCTCGACTCTGAGGATGAATCTGGATCattaaa GACTCAGAAGAAAACAACCAAAAGGAAAAACGCTTCTCAGATCCCGAAACGTGACGCGGGCTGGTCGCTGGACAGAAACGTCGTCGAAGAATGTGCTAGtaaaag caaGAAGATCAAACCAAAGAAAACTGTGAAAAAGCACGCATCGTCCGTGTTAATAACTGATACGTTGCAGGACAGTGACACTGACCTTGATGAAGAAGACAAAACTAAAAG TACGACAACCAAGTCGAAGAAAGAGACACCTGATTGTAAGCCAGGCTGGTTTTCAAACTGGGGTGACGAAGGACATGTTGAAGCCCAGCGTCGAGCATCCGCTGCCAACTCTCTGTCGTCCGTGCTGATACGTCGCGTCCCAGGCGGCTACGTGCGTCGCACAGCTTCGTTAACCGGTGATCTTTTTATTGATCTTAAACTGTATAACGTAGTAGATATTCAAAACGTTCCATCTGAAGCCCGTTGGGAGAAAGCGctggttaattttaaatatcgtGTGGATTCCGTTTCGGATATAGTAGATGGAATAAATAAGATTCTAAAGCGTTGTAAGGACGACTTTACAGATGAAGGAACCTTTTTCCCAGATAAAAAAGCCAATAATCTTTAA